In Synergistales bacterium, the genomic stretch GAGGGGTCCGTGCAGGTGACCGACTCCGTCCGACGGGCCATCACGGATATGCTCATCACGGAGCTGGCCAAGACACCGGGGCTCCAGGTGATCGAACGGTCGCGCCTGGAGGCCATCGCCAAGGAGCAACAGCTCGCGGCCTCCGGCATGGTCGACC encodes the following:
- a CDS encoding CsgG/HfaB family protein — protein: MDRGRQIRGIVSLLFLFSLVVAAALPAGAATRIAVADFDNNAGEGSVQVTDSVRRAITDMLITELAKTPGLQVIERSRLEAIAKEQQLAASGMVD